Within the Pseudobythopirellula maris genome, the region CCGGCCCGCGAGGGCGAGGTCGCCCACCACGTCGAGGATCTTGTGCCTCACGCACTCGTCCTCGTAGCGCAACGTGTTCTCGATGGGCCCCTCGGCGCCAAAGATCAGCAGGTCTTGGGGCGTCACGTGGGCGCCCACTCCCTGCTCGACCATCGCGTCGGCTTCCTCGCTGAGCAGGAAGGTGCGGGCCGGAGCGATCTCGCTCTGGAAGGCCTGGGGCGTGATCTCTTCGACGCGCCACTGGCGGGCGATCGCCGAGCCGGCGCCGTAATCCAAGCGGTACTCGATCGACAGACCCGATCCGATGGGCGGGCGGGCCTCGATCCAAACGTGGTCGTCGCCGCAGCGGATCGGCCGTCGCACGACGAGCGTGTCGGCCACGGCCGCCTGCACCTGCAAGCCGGCCGCGGCGAGGGCCAAGACAAAGGGCGCCGCCGATCCGTCGCAGCCGGGCATCTCCGCCGCCGTGACGCCGACCTCGCAGTTGTCGATCTGCTGGCCCGATAGAGCGGCCAGCACGTGCTCGACCATCGCCACCTCGGCCCCGCCTTCGGGGCCGCGCTCGGCGAGCACCGTGCGGCGGGCCATGGGGCGGCGGCTCTCGGGCCTCACCGCGATACGCGGGGCTCCGGGCAAGTCGTCGCGAACGAACACCACGCCGTGGTTGGGCGGGGCGGGCCGGAACTCGACCCGGCACTCGGCGCCCGACCAGTACCCGCGGCCCGAGGCCGACGCGGCGCTGCCGATTGTGTTTTGTAGACGCGGTGGCGTCATCCGAAATAACTCCCAAGCGGGGAAGAACGTCCGCGGCGGACGATGGGTATCCAGAGACTCCGCCCAGCGGCGCGGGCGGAAGCACGCGGCGACCGGCTCGACCGGGGGGAGGTGGTCGAGCCGGCGCCGCGCAAAAGTCTCCCGTGCGACAGGCCGATCAGCGCGGACGGGTCGCCCCGGGGCGGCTGCCGACCGACGTGTTCGACGCGGCCGCGCCGCCCGAGTTGCGGTTGAGCATCGCCAAGATGTCCGGCGTGATATCGATCTGGTTCTGGAAGTGAACCGGCCGATTGATCGTTTGCAGGATGCTCTCACGATTGTTCGGGTCGATCTCGTCGCCGCTGAAGCGGAATACGATGCCGATCTCGTAGTGCTTGGCGTACGAATCGATCGCCTGGTCGACCTCGCGGTAGGTCTTGTAGAAGATGGCGGCTTCCTGCTCGGCGAGCGCCTTGCGGCGACGCGTAACGGTCAGCTGCAGCTGGGCCTTCATCTGAACGATCTCGTCGTCCAGCTTGTTGTACTCGGGCGTGCCCGCGTTGTAGCCCTGCTTCTGCTTCTCGGCTTGAACGATCTTCTGCTGCTCGCCCTTCAGCTCGGTCTCGACCGACTGGAAGTTGGTCTTCATGCCGTCCATCGCGGCGCGGAAGCCGGCGTGCTGCTTGAAGATGTAGTTGATATCAACAACCCCGATGCCAAACTTCTTGGCGTTGGCGCCGGCCGGGTTTTGGGCCTGGGCCTGGGGGGCGAAAGAGACGGCGAACAGGGCGAACGCAGCCGCGGCGGCTAGCATAGTCTTCACGTCAGCACTCCTTGCTGAGGGTCGGTCGTCCATGACCTTGCGGGAAAGGCGCCCCATCGGGGCGGCGAGCTCGGTAAGTCTCGCCGCCGCGCGGGGCTCGAAAGCGGGCGGCATTCTGTCGATAAGGCCGATCGGCGTAAAGTCCAATCTCGCGGCTCTTCACACTTCTGCTAAGTCGTTGCGGGAACCGCACTTCCCAAGCACTAATCGCCCTCGCTCCGGAGAGCACGCCGCTGCGACGCCCCGAGAACCGTGCGGGGCGTGGCCCCCCCGTCCGCCGGTAATCCGCCTCCCCTGTGCTGCGGATTGTGCCGCAGGCAGCGAAAAGGAAAGCGTCTCCGCCCACACGCATTAGGCAAGTTGGCGGCAAAAAAAAGGGAACCCGCCCCACGGTGAGACTCTCCAAACCCTACCGCGTATGGGTTCGAAGCCGTAAAATCGGGGCATCGCACCTCGGCTGTCGGGCGGACGCTCCCTAGGAGCGGCGGCGGCCAAGTGCGTCACCAACCAACGATTCGCTGCCCCCCAGCGGCCCACCGGCCGTCGGGTGCAGCGACCCCGCGTCATCTTTTCACGACTACCCGCCCCACCCGCTTAAACCAGGTCCGCCCAACGTGCGGACGGAGCCCCAACCTTGCCGTCGTTGTTTGTCATCCAGGGCCGCAATCGCGGGCAGCGGTTCCAGCTCGACGAGCCCCAGCTGTCGATCGGCCGTGTGGCCGAGAACGGCGTGCAGCTGCACGACACGGAGGTGTCTCGCAAGCACGCCGAGCTCACACTCAGCGGCAAGTCGTACTTCATCCGCGACCTGAACAGCTCGAACGGCACGTACGTCAACGGCAAGCCGGTCAGGCAGCACGAGCTGGCCAGCGGCGATCAGTTGCAGATGGGCCGCACGCTGCTGCTCTACACCGGCCAAAACGCCGAGATGGGCGACCCCGACTCGCACGTGGCGATCGTCGCCCCGCGCAGCGACGCCGAGGGCTCGCGCATCCTCCACGCGATGAGCCAGTCCGAGGGGAGCGAGCTCCTCTCCACGCCGATCAACCAGACGCAGAGCCCCTGGCTCGCCCGGGCGCGCAGCAACCTGCAGCTGATGTACCGCACCGCGATCGCGGCGAGCCACACGCTCGACCTCGACGAGCTGCTCTCGCGGATCATGGACATGATCTTCGAGTGGGTCGACGCCGACCGCGGTTGCATCATGCTCAAGAACCCCGAGACCGGCGAGCTCGAGCCGCGCGTGCGGCGCCAACGCCGGGGCCTCGCCGAGCGCCGGGGCGCCGGCGAAGCGGTGCGCGAGACGGTCGTCGCGGACGGCGACTCGTCGCACGGCGAGAGCATCTTCGACAACGCGCCGTCGGACGAAGCCGCCAAAGAGCCCCCGGCCGGCCAGCGCGAGCGGATCACGATTTCTAAGACGATCCTCGACTACGTCGTCGAGAAGCGCGAGGGCGTGCTCACCAGCGACGCCGGCGACGACAGCCGCTGGGACTCGGCCAAGAGCATCATCAGCTTCGGCGTCCGCGAGGCGATTTGCGTGCCGATGCAGGGCCGCCACGACGTGGTCGGCGTGATCTACATCGACACGTCGATCTCTCCGCAGCAGATGCTCAAGCAGAAGTCGGCCAACAAGTTCGGCCAGGACCACCTGAAGCTGATGATCGCCATCGCCCACCAGGCGGCCATGGCGGTCGAGAACACTTACTACTACCAAGCCATGGTGCAGGCCGAGCGGCTGGCGGCCGTCGGCCAGACGATCGCCACGCTCTCGCACCACATCAAGAACATCCTGCAGGGCGTGCGCGGCGGCAGCTACCTGATCGAGATGGGCATGAAGGACCAGGCCGAGGCGCTCGAGCACCTCAGCCGCCTCGAAGCGCTCGCCGGCGATTCCGGCCAAGAAGAGGTCGCCTCGGCCCGCAAAGCGGTCGAGACGATGCAAAAGGGCTGGGGCATCGTCGACAAGAACCAGGAGCGGATCTCTAAGCTCGTGCTCGACATGCTCACGTTCAG harbors:
- a CDS encoding UDP-3-O-acyl-N-acetylglucosamine deacetylase, producing the protein MTPPRLQNTIGSAASASGRGYWSGAECRVEFRPAPPNHGVVFVRDDLPGAPRIAVRPESRRPMARRTVLAERGPEGGAEVAMVEHVLAALSGQQIDNCEVGVTAAEMPGCDGSAAPFVLALAAAGLQVQAAVADTLVVRRPIRCGDDHVWIEARPPIGSGLSIEYRLDYGAGSAIARQWRVEEITPQAFQSEIAPARTFLLSEEADAMVEQGVGAHVTPQDLLIFGAEGPIENTLRYEDECVRHKILDVVGDLALAGRPIAGHIVACCSGHRLNGDLVETLLASHQDTQSDRMSA
- a CDS encoding ATP-binding protein, with product MPSLFVIQGRNRGQRFQLDEPQLSIGRVAENGVQLHDTEVSRKHAELTLSGKSYFIRDLNSSNGTYVNGKPVRQHELASGDQLQMGRTLLLYTGQNAEMGDPDSHVAIVAPRSDAEGSRILHAMSQSEGSELLSTPINQTQSPWLARARSNLQLMYRTAIAASHTLDLDELLSRIMDMIFEWVDADRGCIMLKNPETGELEPRVRRQRRGLAERRGAGEAVRETVVADGDSSHGESIFDNAPSDEAAKEPPAGQRERITISKTILDYVVEKREGVLTSDAGDDSRWDSAKSIISFGVREAICVPMQGRHDVVGVIYIDTSISPQQMLKQKSANKFGQDHLKLMIAIAHQAAMAVENTYYYQAMVQAERLAAVGQTIATLSHHIKNILQGVRGGSYLIEMGMKDQAEALEHLSRLEALAGDSGQEEVASARKAVETMQKGWGIVDKNQERISKLVLDMLTFSKEREPEPEPANLNEVAADAVELMQTHAKEAEVELHWAPAEAMPTLLFDPEALHRAILNLVSNAIDACEDRGVKRVDVATQVDESLKLATLTVRDTGVGIDKSQVEAIFTPFTSGKGARGTGLGLPVSQKIATEHGGKIRVTSEPGAGSTFTLELPMQSPNGEADPDDGAEPHRDDAPHQDDSAPVTP
- a CDS encoding OmpH family outer membrane protein, encoding MLAAAAAFALFAVSFAPQAQAQNPAGANAKKFGIGVVDINYIFKQHAGFRAAMDGMKTNFQSVETELKGEQQKIVQAEKQKQGYNAGTPEYNKLDDEIVQMKAQLQLTVTRRRKALAEQEAAIFYKTYREVDQAIDSYAKHYEIGIVFRFSGDEIDPNNRESILQTINRPVHFQNQIDITPDILAMLNRNSGGAAASNTSVGSRPGATRPR